A single Ptiloglossa arizonensis isolate GNS036 chromosome 2, iyPtiAriz1_principal, whole genome shotgun sequence DNA region contains:
- the LOC143155224 gene encoding small ribosomal subunit protein uS8A — MVRMNVLSDALKSINNAEKRGKRQVLLRPCSKVIIKFLTVMMRKGYIGEFEIVDDHRSGKVVVNLSGRLNKCGVISPRFDVPINDIEKWTNNLLPSRQFGYVVLTTSGGIMDHEEARRKHLGGKILGFFF, encoded by the exons ATGGTGCGTATGAACGTCCTTAGTGATGCTCTCAAATCCATTAACAATGCTGAAAAGCGTGGAAAGAGACAGGTGCTCTTAAGACCCTGCTcaaaagtaattattaaatttttaactgTTATGATGAGGAAAG GATACATTGGAGAATTTGAAATTGTGGATGATCACCGCAGTGGTAAAGTTGTAGTAAATCTCAGTGGAAGGTTAAATAAATGTGGTGTTATATCACCTAGATTTGATGTTCCAATTAACGATATTGAAAAATGGACCAATAATCTTTTGCCATCTCGTCAGTTTGG ATATGTTGTCTTAACTACAAGCGGAGGAATTATGGATCATGAAGAAGCTAGGAGGAAACATCTTGGAGGAAAAATACTtggatttttcttttaa